From the Thermococcus sp. M39 genome, one window contains:
- a CDS encoding transcriptional regulator, whose amino-acid sequence MKTNAFEVAAKYVYPSLRRRLVEILYKEYKLTQTQVAELLHITQSAVSRYLRMNRGALIEVSKFPDIDEDLRKLAEEIIREKPSEYQIHAGLVKIALKMLGKGYLCSLHKKIDPELNPAECRICIDLFG is encoded by the coding sequence ATGAAGACGAATGCCTTTGAAGTTGCGGCTAAATATGTTTATCCTTCATTGAGGAGGCGGTTAGTTGAAATTCTCTACAAGGAGTATAAGTTAACCCAAACTCAAGTCGCTGAACTTCTGCACATTACTCAATCTGCTGTTTCGAGATATCTGCGGATGAATAGGGGAGCACTCATAGAAGTTTCAAAATTTCCGGATATTGACGAAGATCTCAGAAAGCTTGCAGAGGAGATAATTAGGGAAAAGCCAAGTGAATACCAAATACACGCGGGACTTGTTAAAATTGCACTAAAAATGCTTGGGAAAGGCTATCTCTGCTCTCTCCATAAAAAAATTGATCCCGAGTTAAATCCAGCAGAATGCAGGATATGTATAGATTTATTTGGGTAG